The Alosa sapidissima isolate fAloSap1 chromosome 5, fAloSap1.pri, whole genome shotgun sequence genome has a window encoding:
- the hmgb1a gene encoding high mobility group protein B1a isoform X2, with translation MGKDPTKPRGKMSSYAYFVQTCREEHKKKHPEASVNFAEFSKKCSERWKTMSAKEKGKFEDMAKQDKVRYEREMKNYIPPKGEKKRRFKDPNAPKRPPSAFFIFCSEFRPKVKAETPGLSIGDVAKRMGEMWNKTLAEDKQPYEKKAAKLKEKYEKDIAAYRQGKGGKMGGAAAKASAKVEQKDDDDDDDDDDDDDDDDDDEEDDE, from the exons ATGGGTAAAGATCCAACGAAGCCCAGGGGCAAGATGTCCTCATATGCCTACTTCGTCCAGACCTGCCGAGAGGAACACAAGAAAAAACACCCTGAGGCTTCGGTCAATTTCGCCGAGTTCTCTAAGAAGTGTTCTGAGAGATGGAAG ACGATGTCAGCCAAAGAGAAAGGTAAATTTGAAGATATGGCCAAACAAGACAAGGTCCGCTATGAGCGGGAGATGAAGAACTACATCCCAccaaaaggagagaaaaagaggaggttTAAAGATCCCAATGCCCCCAAAAGGCCTCC GTCTGCCTTTTTCATTTTCTGTTCGGAGTTTCGACCCAAGGTCAAAGCAGAAACTCCTGGCCTGTCAATTGGCGATGTTGCTAAGAGGATGGGAGAGATGTGGAATAAAACATTAGCTGAGGATAAACAGCCATATGAGAAGAAGGCTGCCAAACTGAAGGAGAAGTATGAGAAG GACATTGCAGCATATCGCCAAGGTAAGGGGGGCAAGATGGGAGGAGCAGCTGCAAAAGCTTCAGCCAAAGTTGAACAAAaggatgatgatgacgacgacgacgatgatgatgacgatgatgacgaTGACGATGATGAAGAGGATGATGAGTAG
- the hmgb1a gene encoding high mobility group protein B1a isoform X1: MKLESVHNKGRKMGKDPTKPRGKMSSYAYFVQTCREEHKKKHPEASVNFAEFSKKCSERWKTMSAKEKGKFEDMAKQDKVRYEREMKNYIPPKGEKKRRFKDPNAPKRPPSAFFIFCSEFRPKVKAETPGLSIGDVAKRMGEMWNKTLAEDKQPYEKKAAKLKEKYEKDIAAYRQGKGGKMGGAAAKASAKVEQKDDDDDDDDDDDDDDDDDDEEDDE; this comes from the exons ATGAAATTAGAAAGTGTTCACA ATAAAGGAAGAAAGATGGGTAAAGATCCAACGAAGCCCAGGGGCAAGATGTCCTCATATGCCTACTTCGTCCAGACCTGCCGAGAGGAACACAAGAAAAAACACCCTGAGGCTTCGGTCAATTTCGCCGAGTTCTCTAAGAAGTGTTCTGAGAGATGGAAG ACGATGTCAGCCAAAGAGAAAGGTAAATTTGAAGATATGGCCAAACAAGACAAGGTCCGCTATGAGCGGGAGATGAAGAACTACATCCCAccaaaaggagagaaaaagaggaggttTAAAGATCCCAATGCCCCCAAAAGGCCTCC GTCTGCCTTTTTCATTTTCTGTTCGGAGTTTCGACCCAAGGTCAAAGCAGAAACTCCTGGCCTGTCAATTGGCGATGTTGCTAAGAGGATGGGAGAGATGTGGAATAAAACATTAGCTGAGGATAAACAGCCATATGAGAAGAAGGCTGCCAAACTGAAGGAGAAGTATGAGAAG GACATTGCAGCATATCGCCAAGGTAAGGGGGGCAAGATGGGAGGAGCAGCTGCAAAAGCTTCAGCCAAAGTTGAACAAAaggatgatgatgacgacgacgacgatgatgatgacgatgatgacgaTGACGATGATGAAGAGGATGATGAGTAG
- the LOC121709664 gene encoding mesenteric estrogen-dependent adipogenesis protein-like gives MADGRICMEIFEVEDFLRNPPHGFRVESRGSGHTLVKSDPNSCCVFIDEFNLDKRKVIFQFSTGREFVIDNLGNYTKMREKITSQQIYLLASASDISSLKGEKIYRTAEVSTYFIVVLNGKHPLVKWQMEKGLDRAISSVAGESYNVEIDLSQALQSWVERRENVLPSALKGKSWTDCSFSLKYHSDALFDIPFWFGLSNRHFKITYE, from the exons ATGGCAGACGGACGGATTTGTATGGAAATATTTGAAGTCGAAGATTTCCTTCGGAATCCTCCACATGGATTTAGAGTGGAAAGTCGGGGTTCTGGGCACACACTTGTGAAGTCCGACCCAAATAGCTGTTGCGTGTTCATCGACGAATTTAACTTGGACAAAAGAAAAGTTATCTTCCAGTTTTCGACAGGAAG AGAGTTTGTGATCGACAATCTGGGCAACTACACAAAGATGAGGGAAAAAATTACTTCACAACAAATTTATCTGCTGGCATCTGCTAGTGATATCAGTTCACTAAAGGGTGAAAAAATATATCGAACTGCTGAAG TGAGCACATACTTTATAGTGGTGTTAAATGGGAAACACCCCTTAGTCAAATGGCAAATGGAAAAAGGACTTGATCGGGCAATTTCTTCAGTGGCAGGAGAAAGCTACAACGTGGAA ATCGACCTGAGCCAAGCATTGCAGAGTTGGGTGGAGAGAAGGGAAAATGTTCTGCCCAGTGCTTTAAAGGGGAAGTCTTGGACAGATTGTTCCTTTAGCCTCAAGTACCATTCGGATGCCCTGTTCGACATTCCCTTCTGGTTTGGCCTGAGTAACCGCCATTTTAAG ATAACTTATGAATAA
- the LOC121709671 gene encoding arachidonate 5-lipoxygenase-activating protein, with protein MDADIMENIFLLVLVTLLSVVQNAFFALKVEKECKSQNTKAAAFERLSCAKRNCMDTYPTFLAIMWCAGLCLSQAPAAFAGAVYLFARQKYFVGYMGQTCQSTPGYLFGKRMLSFLFLMCVVGIVNFLLGQYCGSDYKEYIQTITKTLSPLLLIP; from the exons ATGGATGCTGATATCATGGAGAACATCTTTCTTCTGGTGTTGGTTACCCTATTAAGCGTTGTTCAAAATG CGTTCTTCGCTCTGAAGGTTGAGAAAGAATGCAAATCCCAAAATACAAAGGCTGCTGCATTTGAGCGACTGTCATGTGCCAA ACGAAATTGCATGGACACATATCCCACATTCCTGGCTATCATGTGGTGCGCTGGTCTCTGCCTCAGTCAGG CTCCAGCAGCATTTGCGGGAGCAGTGTACCTGTTCGCACGGCAGAAGTACTTTGTTGGGTACATGGGGCAGACATGTCAGAG CACCCCTGGTTATCTGTTTGGGAAACGTATGCTTTCCTTCCTGTTCCTAATGTGTGTGGTGGGCATCGTCAACTTTCTTCTGGGCCAGTACTGTGGAAGTGACTACAAGGAATACATCCAGACCATCACCAagaccctctctcctcttcttctgatTCCCTGA